The Ralstonia pseudosolanacearum genome includes the window CGCATGACGCAAGTTCAGAAGATTCACCCGACCGCGGTGATCGACCCGCAGGCCGAACTGGCCCCGGATGTCGAGGTCGGCGCCTTTACCGTGATCGGCCCGAATGTGCGCATCGATTCGGGCACGCGCATCGGCCACCATACCGTGGTCGAGGGCTACACCACGCTGGGCCGCGACAACCAGATCGGCCACTTCGCGTCGGTGGGCGGGCGGCCGCAGGACATGAAGTACCGCGACGAGCCGACCCGGCTCATCGTCGGCGACCGCAACACCATCCGAGAATTCACCACGATCCATACCGGCACCGCGCAGGATGTCGGCATCACGTCCATCGGCGATGACAACTGGATCATGGCCTACGTGCACATCGCGCACGATTGCCGCATCGGCAACCACACGGTGTTCTCCAGCAACGCGCAGATCGCCGGCCACGTGGAAGTGGGCGATTGGGCGATCCTGGGCGGCATGTCGGGCGTGCACCAGTTCGTGCGCATCGGCGCGCACGCGATGCTGGGCGGTGCCTCGGCGCTGGTGCAGGATGTGCCGCCGTTCGTGATCGCCGCCAGCGACAAGGGCGGCAACAAGGCGGCGCCGCATGGCGTCAACGTCGTGGGCCTGCAGCGCCGCGGCTTTTCGGCCGAGCAGATCGCCGGCCTGCGCCAGGCCTACAAACTGCTCTACAAGAGCGACCTGAGCTTCGACCAGGCCCAGGCCGAGATCGCCGCGCAAGTCGCGCAGACCGAAGACGCCCCGAGCCGCGAGGTGCTGCGCACCTTCGCCGATTTCATCGCCGCCACCAAGCGCGGCATCGTGCGTTGACGCAGCCGCCCGCCGCGCCGGCCCGCCGCATCGGCATGGCAGCCGGCGAGGCGTCCGGCGACCTGCTGGCCTCGCTGCTGCTCAAGGGGCTGCATGCGCGGCTGCCGCGGGACATCGCCTACGAGGGCATCGGCGGCGCGCGCATGGCGGAGCAGGGCTTCGCATCGCACTGGCCGATGCACAAGCTGTCGGTCAACGGTTATGTCGAGGTGCTCGGCCAACTGCGCGAGATTCTCGCCATCCGGCGCGAACTGAAGCAGAACCTGTTGACCGAGCCGCCGATGGCCTTCATCGGCGTGGACGCACCCGATTTCAATTTCAACGTCGAGATCGCCATGCGGCGCGCGGGCGTGCCGGTGGTGCACTTCGTCAGCCCGTCGATCTGGGCATGGCGTGCCGGGCGCATCAAGACGATTGCGCGCGCGGTCGACCACATTCTCTGCCTGTTCCCGTTCGAGCCGGAGATCTACGCCAGGGCCGGGATTCCGGCCACCTACGTCGGCCATCCGCTGGCCGACGAGATTCCGCTGGAGCCGGACGTGGAGGGCGCGCGCAGCCGTCTCGGACTGCCGCTCGGCCGCAAGGTGGTGGCGGTGCTGCCGGGCAGTCGCAACTCCGAGGTCAAGCTGCTCGGGCCGACGCTGTTCGCCGCCATGGCGCGCATGCAAGCCGTCGAGCCGGACCTCGCCTTTGTGCTGCCGGCGGCCAACGCCACGCTGCGCGAACGGATCGACGCGATGCGCGCGGAGCACCCCGGCCTGCACCTGTGGGTGGTCGACGGGCAGTCGCATGCCGCGATGGAAGCGGCCGACGTGATCCTGCTCGCCAGCGGCACCGCGACGCTGGAGGCCGCGCTGTACAAGAAGCCGATGGTGATCACCTACAAGGTGCCCTGGCTGACCGCGCAGATCATGAAGCGCAAGGGCTACCTGCCGTACGTGGGTCTGCCGAACATCCTGTCGGGCCGCTTTGTCGTGCCCGAACTGCTGCAGGACGATGCGACACCCGAGGTGCTCGCCCGCGAGACGCTGCTGCAGCTCAGCGACCACGCCAACGCGGCGTTCCTGCGCGAGCACTTCACGCAGATGCACCTGACGCTCAAGCAGAACATGGCCGATATCGGCGCCCAAGTGGTGGTGGACCTGCTGCGCGGCCGCGGCAAACTCTGAGACCATGACGGCCGATTCCAACGAGATTCCGCAACTCGCGCTCCCGCTGTCGCAATCGCCGGCGGCGGGCAAGCGCGCGCGCCGCATCCTGTGCGGCGTCGACGAGGCCGGGCGCGGGCCGCTGGCGGGGCCGGTGACGGCCGGCGCCGTGGTGCTCAATCCGCGCAAGCCGATCCAGGGGCTGGCCGACTCCAAGGTGCTGACCGCCAGAAAGCGCGAGGCGCTGTACGACGAGATCGTCGAGAAGGCGCTCGCGTGGCATGTGGCCGAAGCCACCGTCGAGGAGATCGGCCGCATCAACATCCTGCATGCGACCATGCTGGCGATGCAGCGCGCCGTGCAGGGCGTGGCCGCGCAAGGGGTGCTGCCCGACCTGGTGCAGGTGGACGGCAACCGTTGTCCGCAGGTGGCGTTCGCGGTGGAGGCCATCGTCAAGGGCGATGCCTTGGTGCCGGCCATCTCGGCGGCATCGATCCTGGCCAAGGTGACACGCGACCGCCAACTGGCCGCCCTGCACATCGCGTTTCCGCAGTACGGCTTTGACGTGCACGCCGGCTACGGCACGCCGCAGCACCTGGCCGCCATCGAGCGGCACGGCGTGACGCCGCATCATCGCCGCTCGTTCGCCCCCGTGCGCCGCGCGCTGGAGGGCGCGCCGCCCTCGGCCGGCGACGCCGTGCCGCAGACCGACGCCAAGACGGCGTGGGCCGACTGACCTTTCGCTCCTCCGCCTCGTGAAGCACATCACCTCCCGCGACAACGCGGTATTCAAGCATTTGAAGGCGCTGTCGGGCTCGACCCAGCAGCGCCGTCGCGCCGGGCAATCGGTCCTCGATGGCATCCACCTGGTGGCGGCCTATCTGGACGCGGGCCATGTGCCGGCGCAGTGCCTGGTCTCGGAGCGGCACCTGGCGCATCCCGAGGTGGCGCCGCTGCTCGCGCGGATCGACCCGCAGAGCGTCGTCCTGCTGGCCGACAGCCTGTTCGCGCAGCTGACGACGGTCGTCAACGGCATCGACCTGATGGCACTGATCGAGACGCCCGAGGGCCATCTGCCGCATCGCATCGAGCACGATTGCGTGATCCTCGACGGCATCCAGGATGCCGGCAACGTCGGTTCGATCCTGCGCTGCGCGGCGGCCGCCGGCGTGCGCGATGTGTTCATGACCACCGGCTGCGCCTTCGCCTGGTCGGCCAAGACGCTGCGCGCGGCGATGGGCGCGCACTTCCATCTCAACGTGGTCGAGCATTGCACGTTCGAATCCGTGCATGCGCGCCTGCATGTGCCGCTGCTGGCGACCTCGTCGCATGCCCGGCACGCCGTGTTCGACATGCCGCTGAACAAGCCGGTCGGCTGGGTGTTCGGCAACGAGGGGGCGGGCGTGTCGGAGCAGTGGCTGTCGGTGACGACGCCCATCTCGATTCCCCAGCCGGGCGGCATGGAGTCGCTCAACGTGGGCGCCGCCGCGGCCATCTGCCTGTTCGAGGCCGTGCGGCAGCGCCGCGTGAACTGAAAATCTCTTTTATAACGTGGCCGCCACCTGGCGGTTTCAACCGCGGGACAGTCCCGCATTGACGTCGCCATTGAGTAATGGAGCATTGGGTGCGGAGCCATTGAGCGCCCCCGATCACCAGACTCAAGGAGACCGCCATGCCGAATCCCGTCCTGGCGCACGTCAATCTTGACCGGCTTCGTCCGGGGCTGGTGGCGCGGCGCAGCTGCCTGCCCTCGTTCTGGGCCATGCTCGCGGCCGCGCTGCGCTATTTCTGGCCGGGCTACTCGCCGTACGACGAGGGCTCGACCGAGCAGGCGCTGGCTTACCTGGCGCTCTCTCCAGCGGCCCAGGCAGCCGCGCACGGCGGCAACTGGGTGCGCGATCCGGCCTGACGCCGGCGCGCGGCGCGCCGATGAAAAACGGCCGGTGCAAGGCCGGCCGTGTTCCGCTGCGGGAGGGGCGGCGCTCAGTACGCGTCGCGCTCCATCTTGATGTCCTGCAGGATGGTGGTGGCGATCTCTTCGATCGACTTGTGCGTGGACGAGAGCCACTTGATGCTCTCGCGGCGCATCAGCGTCTCCGCCTCGTTGACTTCGTAGCGGCAGTTCTCCAGCGCGGCGTATTTGCTGCCCGGGCGCCGTTCGTTGCGGATCTCGGACAGCCGCTGCGGGTCGATCGTCAGCCCGAAGATCTTGTTCTTGTACTCGTACAGCACCGTGGGCAGCTTGCCGCGCTCGAAATCGTCCGGAATCAGCGGGTAGTTGGCCGATTTCACGCCGTACTGCATCGCCAGGTAGAGGCTGGTCGGCGTCTTGCCGCTGCGGGAGACCCCCACCAGGATGACATCCGCTTCGGCCAGGTTCTTGTGCGACTGGCCGTCGTCGTGCGCAAGTGAAAAATTGATCGCTTCGATGCGGTTCTTGTACGCCTCGGTGTCGGCGTTCTGGTGGAAGCGGCCGATGGCGTGGGAGGATTTCAGCCCCAGTTCGCGCTCGAGCGGCTCGATGAAGGTCTGGAACATGTCCAGGATGGTCGCGCGGGCCTGGTGCACGATCCGGTTGGCCTCGGCATCGACCAGCGTGGTGAAGACGATCGGCTTCATCCCTTCCACGTGGAACGCCTCGTTGATCTTGCTGACGGCCACGTGTGCTTTGTCCACCGTATCCACGAACGGAATCCGCACCTGGCGGAATTTCATCTCGAACTGGGCCAGGATGGAGTGGCTGAAGGTTTCTGCGGTGATCCCGGTGCCATCCGACACGATGAATACAGTGCGGATGCCCGGTTTGGCGGCGAGGTCGGTCATCGAAACGAGGGGTTTTTTCCGGCACGCCGGCAGGAAATCGGGCGGCGGCACGGTAGAATAGCGGCGATCGTTTTGCTAAGCAATTCGGGCCGGCCTGCCCAGGCCCGCCTTCCGGATGGTTTAGCTAAGCGATTCGCGCGGCCAGACGACAAGAACACAGTGCCGAACGCATCCGACCGGTTTCCACTTAGTAAGAGGCTTGTATGACCAACCTGTCGATGGACGGCGCCTACGTGCTGCCGTTCGAGCAGTTGCGGATGACCGATGTCGAGGTCGTCGGCGGCAAGAACGCATCGCTGGGCGAGATGATCTCCCAGCTGGACGGCGCCGGCGTGCGCGTTCCGGGCGGCTTTGCCACCACGGCACTGGCTTTCCGCGATTTCCTCCAGCACAACAACCTGACCGAGCGCATTTCCCAGCGCCTGGCCAGCCTGGACGTCGACGACGTCAAGGCGCTGGCCGCGGCCGGCAAGGAAATCCGCGAATGGGTCGTCGTGGCGCCGTTCCAGCCGCGCCTGGAGCAGGAGGTCCGCGAGCATTTCGAGCGCGTCTCCAAGCGCGAAGGCGCCGAGGCCTCGTTCGCGGTGCGCTCGTCGGCCACGGCCGAAGACCTGCCGGACGCCTCGTTCGCCGGTCAGCAGGAGAGCTACCTCAACGTCTCCGGCATCGATGACGTGCTCGACAAGATCAAGCGCGTGTTCGCCTCGCTGTACAACGACCGTGCCATCTCCTATCGCGTGCACAAGGGCTTCGCCCACGACGTGGTGGCACTCTCCGCTGGCATCCAGCGCATGGTGCGCTCGGACTGCGGCGCGTCGGGCGTGATGTTCACGATCGACACCGAATCGGGCTTCCAGGATGTCGTCTTCATCACCTCCAGCTACGGCCTGGGCGAGACGGTGGTGCAGGGCGCGGTCAACCCGGACGAGTTCTACGTGTTCAAGCCGACGCTGGCCATCGGCAAGTACCCGATCATCCGCCGCTCGATCGGCTCCAAGCTGATCAAGATGGAGTTCACGCAAGCCGGCGAGGAAGGCCGCGTCAAGACCGTCGACGTGCCGGGCGAACTGCGCAACCGCTACTCGCTGGTCGACGAAGACGTGGTCGAGCTGGCCAAGTACGCCGTCATCATCGAGAAGCACTACGGCCGCCCGATGGACATCGAGTGGGGCAAGGACGGCAAGGACGGCAAGATCTACATCCTGCAGGCCCGCCCCGAGACGGTGAAGAGCCAGTCGGTCGGCAAGGTCGAGCAGCGCTTCCGCCTGAAAGGCTCGGCGCCGGTGCTGACCACCGGCCGCGCGATCGGCCAGAAGATTGGCACGGGCCCTGTGCGCGTGATCAACGATCCGGCCGAAATGGAGCGCGTGCAACCGGGCGACGTGCTGGTCGCCGACATGACCGACCCGAACTGGGAGCCGGTGATGAAGCGCGCCGCGGCCATCGTCACCAACCGTGGCGGCCGCACCTGTCACGCCGCTATCATCGCGCGTGAGCTGGGCGTGCCGGCCGTGGTCGGCTGCGGCGACGCCACCGACTTGCTGAAGGACGGCACGCTGGTCACCGTGTCCTGCGCCGAGGGCGACGAAGGCAGGATCTACGACGGCCTGCTTGAGACGGAAATCACCGAAGTGCGCCGCGGCGAGATGCCGCCGATCGACGTCAAGATCATGATGAACGTCGGCAACCCGCAGCTGGCCTTCGAGTTCGCGCAGATCCCGAACGGCGGCGTGGGCCTGGCCCGCCTCGAGTTCATCATCAACAACAACATCGGCGTCCACCCGAAGGCGATCCTCGACTACCCGCAAGTCGACAGCGACCTGAAGAAGGCCGTGGAAAGCGTGGCCCGCGGCCATGCCAGCCCGCGCGCGTTCTACGTCGACAAGCTGGCCGAGGGCATTGCGACCATCGCCGCCGCGTTCTATCCGAAGCCCGTGATCGTGCGCCTGTCCGACTTCAAGTCGAACGAGTACAAGAAGCTGATCGGCGGTTCGCGCTACGAGCCGGACGAAGAAAACCCCATGCTGGGCTTCCGCGGCGCCTCGCGCTACATCGCCGAAGACTTCGCCGAAGCCTTCGAGATGGAGTGCCGC containing:
- the lpxA gene encoding acyl-ACP--UDP-N-acetylglucosamine O-acyltransferase, with amino-acid sequence MTQVQKIHPTAVIDPQAELAPDVEVGAFTVIGPNVRIDSGTRIGHHTVVEGYTTLGRDNQIGHFASVGGRPQDMKYRDEPTRLIVGDRNTIREFTTIHTGTAQDVGITSIGDDNWIMAYVHIAHDCRIGNHTVFSSNAQIAGHVEVGDWAILGGMSGVHQFVRIGAHAMLGGASALVQDVPPFVIAASDKGGNKAAPHGVNVVGLQRRGFSAEQIAGLRQAYKLLYKSDLSFDQAQAEIAAQVAQTEDAPSREVLRTFADFIAATKRGIVR
- the lpxB gene encoding lipid-A-disaccharide synthase, with product MTQPPAAPARRIGMAAGEASGDLLASLLLKGLHARLPRDIAYEGIGGARMAEQGFASHWPMHKLSVNGYVEVLGQLREILAIRRELKQNLLTEPPMAFIGVDAPDFNFNVEIAMRRAGVPVVHFVSPSIWAWRAGRIKTIARAVDHILCLFPFEPEIYARAGIPATYVGHPLADEIPLEPDVEGARSRLGLPLGRKVVAVLPGSRNSEVKLLGPTLFAAMARMQAVEPDLAFVLPAANATLRERIDAMRAEHPGLHLWVVDGQSHAAMEAADVILLASGTATLEAALYKKPMVITYKVPWLTAQIMKRKGYLPYVGLPNILSGRFVVPELLQDDATPEVLARETLLQLSDHANAAFLREHFTQMHLTLKQNMADIGAQVVVDLLRGRGKL
- the rnhB gene encoding ribonuclease HII — encoded protein: MTADSNEIPQLALPLSQSPAAGKRARRILCGVDEAGRGPLAGPVTAGAVVLNPRKPIQGLADSKVLTARKREALYDEIVEKALAWHVAEATVEEIGRINILHATMLAMQRAVQGVAAQGVLPDLVQVDGNRCPQVAFAVEAIVKGDALVPAISAASILAKVTRDRQLAALHIAFPQYGFDVHAGYGTPQHLAAIERHGVTPHHRRSFAPVRRALEGAPPSAGDAVPQTDAKTAWAD
- a CDS encoding TrmH family RNA methyltransferase, producing the protein MKHITSRDNAVFKHLKALSGSTQQRRRAGQSVLDGIHLVAAYLDAGHVPAQCLVSERHLAHPEVAPLLARIDPQSVVLLADSLFAQLTTVVNGIDLMALIETPEGHLPHRIEHDCVILDGIQDAGNVGSILRCAAAAGVRDVFMTTGCAFAWSAKTLRAAMGAHFHLNVVEHCTFESVHARLHVPLLATSSHARHAVFDMPLNKPVGWVFGNEGAGVSEQWLSVTTPISIPQPGGMESLNVGAAAAICLFEAVRQRRVN
- the ppsR gene encoding posphoenolpyruvate synthetase regulatory kinase/phosphorylase PpsR, with amino-acid sequence MTDLAAKPGIRTVFIVSDGTGITAETFSHSILAQFEMKFRQVRIPFVDTVDKAHVAVSKINEAFHVEGMKPIVFTTLVDAEANRIVHQARATILDMFQTFIEPLERELGLKSSHAIGRFHQNADTEAYKNRIEAINFSLAHDDGQSHKNLAEADVILVGVSRSGKTPTSLYLAMQYGVKSANYPLIPDDFERGKLPTVLYEYKNKIFGLTIDPQRLSEIRNERRPGSKYAALENCRYEVNEAETLMRRESIKWLSSTHKSIEEIATTILQDIKMERDAY
- the ppsA gene encoding phosphoenolpyruvate synthase — its product is MTNLSMDGAYVLPFEQLRMTDVEVVGGKNASLGEMISQLDGAGVRVPGGFATTALAFRDFLQHNNLTERISQRLASLDVDDVKALAAAGKEIREWVVVAPFQPRLEQEVREHFERVSKREGAEASFAVRSSATAEDLPDASFAGQQESYLNVSGIDDVLDKIKRVFASLYNDRAISYRVHKGFAHDVVALSAGIQRMVRSDCGASGVMFTIDTESGFQDVVFITSSYGLGETVVQGAVNPDEFYVFKPTLAIGKYPIIRRSIGSKLIKMEFTQAGEEGRVKTVDVPGELRNRYSLVDEDVVELAKYAVIIEKHYGRPMDIEWGKDGKDGKIYILQARPETVKSQSVGKVEQRFRLKGSAPVLTTGRAIGQKIGTGPVRVINDPAEMERVQPGDVLVADMTDPNWEPVMKRAAAIVTNRGGRTCHAAIIARELGVPAVVGCGDATDLLKDGTLVTVSCAEGDEGRIYDGLLETEITEVRRGEMPPIDVKIMMNVGNPQLAFEFAQIPNGGVGLARLEFIINNNIGVHPKAILDYPQVDSDLKKAVESVARGHASPRAFYVDKLAEGIATIAAAFYPKPVIVRLSDFKSNEYKKLIGGSRYEPDEENPMLGFRGASRYIAEDFAEAFEMECRAMKRVREEMGLSNVEIMVPFVRTLGQAAMVVDLLGKYGLKRGENDLRLIMMCEVPSNAILAKEFLEYFDGFSIGSNDLTQLTLGLDRDSGMELLARDFDERDPAVKFMLSRAISTAKSMGKYVGICGQGPSDHPDFAEWLAKEGISSISLNPDSVIDTWQKLGSA